In Lytechinus variegatus isolate NC3 chromosome 12, Lvar_3.0, whole genome shotgun sequence, a single window of DNA contains:
- the LOC121424718 gene encoding uncharacterized protein LOC121424718, with protein sequence MSAMYRFECIASLQKIPMRLVALNVLLIAAGAYADSCLRSEEQNCCSDGHGLNYTLPMFTPCQTIMDGGLAVQTIPKLIQVPHVTQCRRKKELGIPFGNRICRLPDCKNGPCTQGWCEETMTGYRCHPIADNEDVNTTPLTTSITTIASTASPTTNNTATTPTTTSNITDETTTGPLPTTTRASATTFTSPSSTRHTTTPPQQICQSNPCLNGGTCKTILVTNLQQAFECECSRDFYGQLCECSTLFTPDVDTSRTYTFPNLWIRGNVTSFDFMVSADNDAHIGLFPSNTTDEKYELAIGGWVNTGGQIVRGSHPASWDILYPHTSNVSLSQIPEFDHYQLSFANGHIQLSHYDNGTVVMEAQDSQQPLQVSYIGIWTGFGSVGYWRFPTFCPSGIPAMTRSRQISQSYMQISDSVIQGN encoded by the exons CTGGGGCTTATGCTGACTCGTGTCTTAGAAGTGAAGAACAGAACTGCTGTAGCGATGGTCATGGCCTCAACTACACTTTACCCATGTTCACCCCGTGCCAGACGATAATGGATGGTGGGTTAGCGGTTCAAACCATCCCAAAGCTCATCCAAGTTCCTCACGTGACCCAATGTAGGAGGAAGAAGGAGCTTGGAATCCCCTTCGGAAACAGAATCTGTCGCCTGCCCG ACTGTAAGAACGGCCCATGCACACAAGGCTGGTGCGAAGAAACGATGACGGGATATCGGTGCCACCCTATCGCTGACAACGAAGACGTCAACACCACCCCTCTTACCACCTCCATCACTACAATAGCCAGCACCGCTTCTCCTACTACCAACAACACCGCCACTACCCCCACAACCACCAGCAATATCACTGATGAAACTACTACTGGGCCTTTGCCAACAACTACCCGGGCATCGGCCACAACATTTACGTCACCATCGTCAACCCGACACACGACAACGCCTCCTCAACAGA TTTGCCAATCGAATCCTTGTctgaacggagggacttgcaAAACTATTCTCGTCACAAACTTACAGCAAGCTTTTGAATGTGAATGCTCGCGAGATTTCTACGGACAATTATGCG AATGTTCTACACTTTTCACACCCGATGTGGACACTAGTAGAACTTACACTTTTCCAAACTTGTGGATCCGTGGCAATGTGACATCATTTGACTTTATGGTTAGCGCAGACAATGATGCACACATTGGCCTATTCCCGAGTAACACCACAGATGAGAAATACGAATTAG CTATCGGTGGATGGGTGAATACCGGTGGACAAATCGTACGAGGTAGCCATCCCGCTAGCTGGGACATATTATATCCTCATACCTCTAATGTTAGTCTCTCCCAAATACCAGAATTCGATCATTACCAGCTATCGTTTGCCAACGGACACATTCAGCTAAGCCATTATGATAACGGTACGGTAGTAATGGAGGCCCAGGATTCCCAACAACCGCTTCAAGTCTCCTATATAGGAATTTGGACTGGCTTCGGATCAGTTGGTTATTGGAGATTCCCGACGTTCTGCCCATCAGGCATACCAGCCATGACCCGTTCCCGACAAATTAGCCAATCATACATGCAGATATCAGATTCTGTCATAcaaggaaattaa